One part of the bacterium genome encodes these proteins:
- a CDS encoding alpha/beta hydrolase: IWLAAKYPDKVRSLSVHSGWTKTDPFLKTVVEGWQVITKGLGSVTEMIVRCIFPWCFTPETYNTKPDYIRSLEEFARSRPAQPVNAFIRQSNAVLAHDAEAQLGKIQAPTQITIGRHDVLSSRFGEPLKNMIQRSELVVFEGSAHAPIYEKVDEFNQTTLEFLRRHS; the protein is encoded by the coding sequence GTATTTGGCTTGCGGCGAAATACCCGGATAAGGTCAGATCGTTATCGGTTCATAGCGGATGGACTAAAACGGATCCCTTTCTCAAGACGGTTGTCGAGGGCTGGCAGGTGATCACCAAAGGTCTGGGAAGTGTAACGGAGATGATCGTCCGATGTATCTTCCCCTGGTGTTTCACACCCGAAACCTATAACACGAAGCCCGATTACATTCGGTCATTGGAGGAATTTGCCCGATCGAGACCTGCGCAGCCTGTGAATGCATTCATACGACAATCGAATGCCGTTCTAGCGCACGATGCCGAAGCTCAACTCGGCAAGATCCAGGCTCCGACGCAAATTACCATCGGTCGCCATGACGTGCTTTCTTCCAGATTTGGTGAACCGTTGAAAAATATGATTCAGAGGTCCGAGCTCGTTGTCTTTGAAGGTTCAGCGCACGCACCGATTTATGAAAAGGTGGATGAATTTAACCAGACCACTCTGGAATTCCTGAGGCGACACTCCTGA